The following proteins come from a genomic window of Desulfatirhabdium butyrativorans DSM 18734:
- the rplM gene encoding 50S ribosomal protein L13: protein MKKYTYSPKSSDNPNQWYLVDANGAVLGRLASQIAARLRGKTSPLFSPHEDMGDSVVVINAEKIRLTGNKLQEKMYYHHSGYPGGLKSINAEKLLQKRPQDVLRFAVKGMLPKNSLGRKMLGKLKIYAGPEHPHEAQQPAALDLA from the coding sequence CGGATAATCCGAACCAGTGGTATCTTGTGGACGCAAATGGCGCCGTCCTGGGAAGGCTTGCTTCTCAAATTGCGGCCAGACTGCGTGGAAAGACAAGCCCCTTGTTTTCTCCCCATGAAGATATGGGCGATTCGGTAGTGGTCATCAATGCGGAGAAAATCCGGCTAACCGGAAACAAGCTGCAGGAAAAAATGTATTACCATCACAGTGGCTATCCGGGTGGTCTGAAAAGCATCAATGCCGAAAAACTGCTTCAGAAACGACCGCAAGACGTTCTTCGGTTTGCCGTCAAAGGCATGCTGCCCAAAAATTCTCTGGGACGAAAAATGCTGGGGAAGCTCAAAATCTATGCCGGTCCCGAGCATCCGCATGAGGCGCAGCAGCCGGCTGCACTTGATCTGGCGTAA
- the rpsI gene encoding 30S ribosomal protein S9 has translation MEKETVYYATGRRKSSIARTWLRPGKGTITVNEKPIDQYFDVPSAQFIINQPLHLVNAAESWDIQVRVLGGGLMGQAGAVRHGITRALMQADPSLRPVLKKAGFVRRDPRTKERKKYGQRAARARFQFSKR, from the coding sequence ATGGAGAAGGAAACCGTTTATTATGCGACTGGAAGACGGAAGTCTTCCATCGCGAGGACTTGGCTCAGACCTGGCAAAGGCACCATTACCGTTAATGAAAAGCCTATCGATCAATATTTTGATGTTCCTTCGGCGCAATTCATCATCAACCAGCCGCTGCATTTGGTGAATGCGGCCGAGAGTTGGGACATTCAGGTGCGGGTTCTCGGCGGCGGGTTAATGGGGCAGGCGGGTGCGGTCCGACACGGCATTACACGGGCACTGATGCAGGCCGATCCTTCCTTGCGTCCTGTTCTGAAGAAAGCCGGATTTGTTCGACGGGATCCCAGGACCAAAGAGAGAAAGAAATACGGACAGCGTGCCGCCCGGGCGCGGTTCCAGTTCTCCAAGCGTTGA